From Leptospira congkakensis, one genomic window encodes:
- a CDS encoding aminopeptidase: MPKPLPLLSIPHPCRTKKIPRIFTILLIPIFLYGCLPYLFHLGKEQSSIILGREKIEDILNRPDLDSKTKQKLLLIREARNFAIGELALNEKGGFEYYTKLDREEIGWNVSASEAFEFKSYTWWFPIAGTVPYKGFFDKTMALSLEKELQSEGYDTRIRAIGGYSTLGWFSDPVLSPQLTWADHRLVGLVFHEMAHATAYLPGDSILNESYASYVEEKGVEIYYTKKEGESSLNLQKFKKDKIRREVTLDLLKKYAEELKTLYSSDLDLESKRIQKQSIIKNFKEEVIQKKLVPEEKSKEFLTREWNNEDFLGALRYHSGEVSFESLFIESEKNFLIFHKEVKKLFDLPEEKHKEFLNKKP; the protein is encoded by the coding sequence ATGCCAAAACCACTTCCACTTTTGTCGATTCCCCATCCTTGTCGAACCAAAAAGATTCCGAGAATATTTACGATTCTGCTGATTCCCATTTTTCTTTATGGGTGTTTACCGTATTTATTTCACTTAGGTAAGGAACAATCTTCCATTATCTTGGGTCGTGAAAAAATAGAAGATATTCTAAACCGGCCAGATTTAGATTCAAAAACAAAACAAAAATTACTTTTAATCCGAGAAGCAAGAAATTTTGCCATCGGGGAACTCGCATTAAATGAAAAAGGTGGCTTCGAATACTATACAAAATTAGACCGAGAAGAAATTGGATGGAACGTCAGTGCGTCTGAGGCATTCGAATTCAAATCCTATACATGGTGGTTTCCCATAGCAGGGACCGTTCCCTACAAAGGTTTCTTTGATAAAACAATGGCGCTCAGTCTCGAAAAAGAATTACAATCCGAAGGATACGACACTCGAATCCGTGCCATTGGCGGATACTCGACACTTGGTTGGTTTTCTGATCCCGTTTTGTCACCACAACTTACCTGGGCTGACCATAGACTTGTAGGCCTTGTTTTCCATGAAATGGCACATGCGACTGCTTACTTACCTGGGGACTCTATTTTGAACGAATCTTATGCGAGTTATGTGGAAGAAAAAGGTGTAGAAATCTATTATACAAAAAAAGAAGGAGAATCAAGTCTCAATCTACAAAAATTCAAAAAAGATAAAATCCGTAGAGAAGTCACACTCGATCTTTTAAAAAAATATGCAGAAGAATTAAAAACTTTATATTCTTCAGATTTGGATTTGGAATCAAAACGAATTCAAAAACAATCTATCATCAAAAATTTCAAAGAAGAAGTGATTCAAAAAAAATTAGTTCCAGAGGAAAAATCCAAGGAATTTTTAACAAGAGAATGGAATAACGAGGACTTTTTAGGTGCTTTACGTTATCATTCAGGAGAAGTTAGTTTTGAATCATTGTTTATTGAATCAGAAAAAAACTTTCTAATCTTTCACAAGGAAGTTAAAAAACTCTTTGATTTACCCGAAGAAAAACACAAAGAGTTTTTAAACAAAAAACCTTAG
- a CDS encoding pyridoxal phosphate-dependent aminotransferase has translation MRRNIVHSGADALIYEIRQIVALAKQIEVMGVDITWENIGDPIQKGESVPDWMKDIVSGLVAQNKSWAYTATQGDETTRKFLASKVNERGGAQITSEDILFFNGLGDAVAKIFGFMRREARILGPSPAYSTLSSAEAAHSGYEHLTYELNPDNDWMPDLEDIENKVKYNDSIAGILLINPDNPTGAVYPKEVMREIVKICEKYDIILICDETYAHVNYSEWGSIHLSEVIGDKVCGFALRSISKEFPWPGARCGWLEVFNRKNDPTFERYIKSLLDAKMLEVCSTTLPQLSIPVVYSHPQFLDHLKFRNQKFKKRAEKATSILTGIPGVKVIQPKGAFYLTVLFEDGALKPNMTLPITNTKVRDFVAPLMDKAALDRRFVLHLLASAGICVVPLSSFCCSRNGFRVTLLEEDETKFEWIYTTLAENIRKYLAS, from the coding sequence ATGAGAAGAAATATAGTCCACTCGGGTGCTGATGCACTCATTTATGAAATCCGCCAGATTGTAGCCCTTGCCAAACAAATTGAGGTAATGGGAGTCGATATTACCTGGGAAAATATTGGAGACCCAATCCAAAAGGGAGAATCCGTTCCCGATTGGATGAAAGACATTGTCAGTGGACTTGTCGCCCAAAATAAATCTTGGGCCTATACGGCGACACAAGGGGATGAAACCACTCGTAAATTTTTAGCATCCAAAGTGAATGAAAGAGGTGGAGCCCAAATCACATCAGAGGATATTTTATTTTTTAATGGCCTCGGTGATGCTGTTGCAAAAATTTTTGGATTTATGAGAAGGGAAGCAAGGATTCTTGGACCTTCTCCCGCCTACTCTACGTTATCTTCTGCAGAAGCAGCACATTCTGGATATGAACATTTAACTTATGAATTAAATCCAGATAACGATTGGATGCCTGACTTAGAAGACATCGAAAACAAAGTAAAGTATAATGATTCCATCGCTGGAATTTTACTCATCAATCCTGATAATCCAACGGGTGCAGTGTATCCGAAAGAAGTCATGCGTGAGATTGTAAAAATTTGTGAGAAGTATGACATCATCTTAATCTGCGACGAAACTTATGCCCATGTCAATTATTCGGAATGGGGTAGTATTCACTTATCTGAAGTCATCGGTGATAAAGTTTGTGGATTTGCTCTTAGGTCCATTTCAAAAGAATTTCCGTGGCCTGGTGCTCGTTGTGGTTGGCTCGAAGTGTTTAATCGTAAAAACGATCCAACTTTTGAAAGATACATCAAATCTTTGTTAGATGCTAAGATGTTGGAAGTTTGTTCCACAACTTTACCGCAACTTTCGATTCCGGTTGTGTATTCCCATCCTCAATTTTTGGATCATTTGAAATTTAGAAATCAGAAGTTCAAAAAAAGAGCAGAGAAAGCAACTTCAATCTTAACTGGAATTCCAGGTGTGAAAGTCATCCAACCCAAAGGTGCGTTTTATCTAACCGTTCTATTTGAGGATGGAGCCTTAAAACCAAATATGACTCTTCCCATCACAAATACCAAGGTTCGTGACTTTGTGGCACCACTTATGGACAAAGCTGCTCTCGATAGAAGATTCGTGTTACATTTGTTAGCTTCTGCTGGGATTTGTGTAGTCCCTCTCAGTTCTTTTTGTTGTAGTCGAAATGGATTTCGAGTTACTTTACTTGAAGAAGACGAAACAAAGTTTGAATGGATTTATACAACTCTCGCAGAAAATATAAGGAAGTATTTAGCATCCTAA
- a CDS encoding S1C family serine protease yields the protein MERKTSIPPVVYINFALVFVLLFAIFFPEIRSAVTKLFASPKPISASKQTQAIQIQTSFRNVYREAQQFVVSIRTKKTEMIFHPYAFGESREDRISSIGSGFIIDERGFVVTNYHVIKNAEIIEIIMSDGRIFPARYVGSHERADIALLKIPSNDRFTPAFLGNSDEIEVGDWAIAVGSPYGLEKTFTVGVVSAKSREDLDETGQTHIQTDTAINPGSSGGPLLNIYGEVIGINRMIRSSSGASAGIGFAIPISYAKRVLRQIEQNVGQNIRPATLGVMATAPLPDHRRSLGIPGETVGVLVYDIEPNSSAEKGGLRRYDFIEGANGLQIRHINDLREQVGLVGLGGVLRLKILRDTQEMELSIPLVEAAYKKGQ from the coding sequence ATGGAAAGAAAAACTTCGATTCCGCCAGTCGTCTACATTAACTTTGCCCTAGTTTTTGTACTTTTGTTTGCGATCTTCTTTCCAGAAATAAGATCTGCTGTAACAAAACTATTTGCTTCCCCAAAACCGATATCCGCAAGCAAACAGACCCAGGCCATCCAGATCCAAACGAGTTTTCGCAATGTTTACCGCGAAGCACAACAATTTGTAGTTTCAATACGTACGAAAAAAACAGAAATGATCTTTCATCCTTATGCTTTTGGTGAAAGTAGGGAAGACCGGATTTCTTCCATTGGTAGTGGATTTATTATCGATGAAAGGGGTTTCGTAGTTACGAATTACCATGTCATTAAAAATGCAGAAATCATTGAGATCATCATGTCAGATGGTCGTATTTTTCCAGCTCGGTATGTGGGAAGCCATGAACGAGCCGACATTGCCCTTTTGAAAATCCCAAGTAACGACCGTTTTACTCCCGCTTTTTTAGGTAATTCCGATGAAATTGAAGTGGGGGACTGGGCCATTGCTGTTGGTTCGCCGTATGGACTGGAAAAAACTTTTACTGTCGGAGTGGTATCTGCCAAATCACGAGAAGATTTAGATGAGACGGGACAGACTCATATCCAAACAGATACAGCAATCAATCCTGGGTCTAGTGGTGGACCACTGTTGAACATTTATGGTGAAGTCATCGGTATCAACCGAATGATTCGATCCTCTTCTGGTGCCAGTGCCGGGATTGGGTTTGCGATTCCCATCAGTTATGCCAAACGTGTGCTCCGCCAAATCGAACAAAACGTCGGGCAAAACATTCGCCCCGCCACTCTTGGAGTTATGGCCACAGCACCTCTGCCGGATCATCGACGCTCTCTTGGGATTCCTGGGGAAACCGTTGGTGTTTTGGTCTATGATATCGAACCCAATTCCTCTGCCGAAAAGGGCGGACTGCGACGTTATGACTTTATTGAGGGCGCCAATGGCCTCCAAATCCGCCATATCAACGATTTAAGGGAACAAGTGGGACTTGTTGGTCTCGGGGGCGTCTTACGGTTGAAGATATTACGGGATACCCAAGAGATGGAATTATCGATCCCTTTGGTCGAAGCCGCCTATAAAAAAGGCCAGTAA
- the purM gene encoding phosphoribosylformylglycinamidine cyclo-ligase, giving the protein MSDSNKVTYKDAGVDTEKGQEFVKRIKANVASTHNKNVLGGLGGFAACYDVSFLKSYNEPILLSGTDGVGTKLQVARLLDVHDTVGIDLVAMCVNDILVNGGKPLFFQDYIACGKLYLPRMEAIVSGIVKGCQLADCALVGGETAEHPGVMPDDEYDLAGFVVGVVEKQKMIDGRTIKAGDSIIGLGSSGPHSNGFSLIRRLLLKDGKLPYSTSELDFLKDHVFKPTKIYVKTILSLIEKISIKGMVHITGGGFYENIPRVLPAGIGAEINSLPESYVFSKLEKDHSLDRHDMYGTFNMGIGYILVVDPKIEDSVLAELRTLGEEPYLIGKTDSTGKITIK; this is encoded by the coding sequence ATGTCTGATTCAAATAAAGTAACATACAAAGATGCCGGTGTTGATACCGAAAAAGGACAAGAGTTTGTAAAAAGAATCAAAGCTAATGTGGCATCTACTCATAACAAAAATGTTTTGGGTGGACTTGGTGGATTTGCCGCCTGTTATGATGTTAGTTTTTTGAAATCATATAACGAACCAATTCTTTTGTCTGGAACCGATGGAGTTGGAACCAAACTTCAAGTGGCTCGACTATTAGATGTTCATGATACCGTTGGAATTGATCTCGTAGCAATGTGCGTGAATGATATTCTTGTAAATGGAGGAAAACCTCTATTCTTTCAAGATTACATCGCTTGCGGTAAACTATATTTACCTAGAATGGAAGCCATTGTTTCGGGGATTGTAAAAGGTTGCCAATTAGCAGACTGCGCACTCGTGGGTGGTGAAACTGCAGAACATCCAGGAGTGATGCCTGATGATGAATATGATTTAGCAGGTTTTGTTGTTGGTGTGGTCGAAAAACAAAAAATGATTGATGGACGAACGATCAAAGCTGGTGATTCGATCATCGGACTAGGTTCTTCTGGACCACATAGCAATGGTTTTTCGCTCATAAGAAGGTTGTTATTAAAAGATGGAAAGTTACCTTATTCCACATCCGAATTAGATTTTTTAAAAGATCATGTTTTTAAACCAACCAAGATATATGTAAAAACGATCCTTTCTTTAATTGAAAAGATTTCGATTAAAGGAATGGTTCATATAACAGGAGGGGGGTTTTACGAAAATATCCCTCGAGTATTGCCTGCTGGTATTGGTGCTGAAATCAATTCTCTTCCAGAAAGTTATGTTTTTTCCAAATTGGAAAAAGACCATTCATTGGATCGTCATGATATGTATGGAACTTTTAATATGGGAATTGGTTATATTTTGGTTGTTGATCCAAAAATAGAGGACTCTGTTTTGGCTGAATTACGTACGCTCGGTGAAGAACCATATTTGATTGGTAAAACCGATTCAACCGGAAAAATTACCATCAAGTAG
- the murI gene encoding glutamate racemase, with translation MNSRGRYKIGIFDSGLGGLSVIRTLWKETSNIDYIYFGDLINSPYGQKSKSEVLELSKNAFEYLIEKDCEAVLFACNTATSAAADFLRAKQSVPIFGMEPALKPAVNQNPGVKIAVFATDLTLKEDKFKNLVSGFPVGTEILPVPCEGLAKLIDKDLWEDAWDLFDSKIKTVINDCDVFVLGCTHYVFLKERILYNYPKVKVYDGNLGTTLHMKRILNLPDFFENKNQLDILLNTSDSDYVHLAGRIAKTITPNHTLSLINTTTGKLHV, from the coding sequence ATGAATTCTCGCGGTAGATATAAAATTGGAATTTTCGATTCAGGTCTCGGGGGACTATCTGTAATTCGTACCTTATGGAAAGAAACTTCTAACATTGATTATATCTATTTCGGTGATTTAATCAACTCACCGTATGGCCAAAAATCCAAATCGGAAGTATTGGAACTTTCAAAAAATGCGTTTGAGTATTTAATCGAAAAAGATTGTGAAGCCGTGTTATTTGCCTGTAATACTGCTACTTCAGCAGCCGCAGACTTTCTTCGTGCAAAACAGTCGGTTCCTATATTTGGAATGGAACCAGCTTTGAAACCTGCCGTGAATCAGAACCCAGGTGTCAAAATTGCTGTATTTGCAACAGACCTCACATTAAAAGAAGATAAATTTAAAAACTTAGTATCAGGGTTTCCTGTTGGGACCGAGATACTTCCCGTTCCTTGTGAGGGACTAGCCAAACTTATTGATAAAGATCTTTGGGAAGATGCTTGGGACTTGTTTGATTCTAAAATCAAAACTGTAATCAACGACTGTGATGTTTTTGTGTTAGGTTGTACCCATTATGTTTTTTTGAAAGAACGAATTCTTTACAATTACCCTAAGGTAAAAGTTTATGATGGAAATTTGGGAACCACACTTCATATGAAACGGATTTTGAATCTTCCTGATTTTTTCGAAAATAAAAACCAATTGGATATTCTTTTAAATACTTCGGACTCTGATTACGTTCATCTTGCGGGAAGGATTGCTAAAACAATTACACCCAACCACACTCTTTCCCTAATTAATACCACTACAGGAAAACTTCATGTCTGA